One Myxococcus xanthus genomic window carries:
- a CDS encoding YceI family protein has translation MTVSTWNIDASHSSVLFVARHMVVARVHGRFERFSGVLRVNPEQPTQGEVEMSVETASIYTGSSDRDAHLRSPDFLDADAAPKLTFRSTRIEPAGGASFRLLGDLTIRNVTQPVAFDARHIGTSKDPWGNSRLIYSARTTVNRTDYGIRWNKTLDNGGWLVSEKIDLELDIQAIPATA, from the coding sequence ATGACTGTCAGCACCTGGAACATCGACGCTTCCCACTCGTCCGTCCTCTTCGTCGCGCGCCACATGGTGGTGGCGCGAGTCCACGGTCGCTTCGAGCGTTTCTCCGGAGTCCTCCGGGTGAATCCCGAGCAGCCCACTCAGGGTGAAGTCGAGATGTCCGTGGAAACGGCGAGCATCTACACGGGCTCGTCAGACCGGGACGCGCACCTGCGTTCACCGGACTTCCTCGACGCCGACGCCGCGCCCAAGCTCACCTTTCGCAGTACCAGGATTGAACCCGCGGGCGGTGCCAGCTTCCGGCTCCTGGGCGACCTCACCATCCGCAACGTCACGCAGCCGGTGGCCTTCGACGCCCGGCACATCGGCACGTCGAAGGACCCGTGGGGCAACTCGCGGCTCATCTACTCGGCGCGCACCACCGTCAACCGCACCGATTACGGCATCCGCTGGAACAAGACGCTCGACAATGGCGGCTGGCTCGTCAGCGAGAAGATCGACCTCGAGCTCGACATCCAGGCCATTCCCGCGACGGCCTGA
- a CDS encoding endonuclease/exonuclease/phosphatase family protein encodes MSRPLPSASRDRKRLRAAALLAALLSLSACEGRETPPGPNEPCVGAACGPLQPPDTALEGSVRIATFNVQRLFDTVCDSDACGGSNYEALPTPSEFGLQADRLASAISRLNADVVLLAEVETQASLDALTSRLPRFGYSELGETGAAASVDVAVLSVHPITDVRGHRERTLWRPDGSATRFSRELLEVHLDVDGKKVIVFSAHFRSKSNDDAGRRFAEAVATRDIVAGAAQAAPDALVVLGGDLNDVPGSEPITALERDGALLRVSSDRPASETWTYTYHGDTQAIDHLYLARGGGTYVPGSFRAARDPRGGYGGSDHAAVFADFLPAP; translated from the coding sequence ATGTCACGCCCCCTTCCCTCTGCGTCGAGGGACCGCAAGCGCCTCCGCGCCGCGGCCCTGCTGGCCGCCCTCTTGTCGCTGTCCGCCTGCGAGGGGCGTGAAACACCACCGGGGCCGAATGAACCATGTGTCGGGGCTGCCTGTGGACCGCTGCAACCGCCCGACACCGCGCTCGAAGGCAGTGTGCGCATCGCGACCTTCAACGTGCAGCGGCTCTTTGACACGGTGTGCGACTCCGATGCGTGCGGCGGCAGCAACTATGAGGCGCTGCCCACTCCCTCCGAGTTCGGTCTCCAGGCGGACCGGCTCGCGTCCGCCATCTCGCGACTGAACGCCGACGTGGTGCTGTTGGCCGAGGTGGAAACCCAGGCCTCGCTCGACGCGCTCACGTCACGGCTCCCCCGCTTCGGCTATTCGGAGCTGGGCGAGACGGGCGCCGCGGCGTCCGTGGACGTGGCCGTCCTCTCTGTTCACCCCATCACCGACGTCCGCGGGCATCGGGAACGCACGCTGTGGCGCCCGGATGGCTCCGCCACCCGGTTCTCCCGCGAGTTGCTGGAGGTCCACCTGGACGTGGACGGGAAGAAGGTCATCGTCTTCTCCGCGCACTTCCGCTCCAAGTCCAATGACGACGCCGGGCGCCGCTTCGCCGAGGCCGTGGCGACGCGGGACATCGTCGCGGGCGCGGCCCAGGCGGCTCCAGACGCGCTCGTCGTCCTTGGCGGCGACCTCAACGACGTACCGGGCTCGGAGCCCATCACCGCGCTGGAGCGCGACGGCGCGCTGCTGCGCGTCTCCAGCGACCGGCCGGCCAGCGAGACGTGGACGTACACCTACCACGGCGACACCCAGGCCATTGACCACCTGTACCTGGCGCGCGGCGGGGGCACGTATGTGCCCGGCTCGTTCCGCGCGGCGAGGGACCCACGGGGCGGCTATGGCGGGTCGGACCACGCCGCCGTGTTCGCGGACTTCCTGCCCGCGCCCTGA